The following coding sequences are from one Musa acuminata AAA Group cultivar baxijiao chromosome BXJ2-4, Cavendish_Baxijiao_AAA, whole genome shotgun sequence window:
- the LOC135610055 gene encoding uncharacterized protein LOC135610055 gives MGSLEAAGGTPPKRSSLLRPYPSPSACRSSLHRLSRFLLSEKVGYLQWVFTVAAFLFVVALFQAFLPGSTVEAPGGGSGAGGRELGEIGDLDFGEGIRFVPVKLLERWEREDREANSSVSAFGDRPLRRFGLRNPLLALVVPDLLADAMQLQMVSIAVVLKEIGYDIQVFSFEDGPVHTVWQAIGISVNILLKTQETTVDWLNYNGILMNSLESRPLISRLLQEPFKNVPVIWTIHEMVLHLSSSEYAANGQDQLLNDWKQIFSRATVVVFPTYLMPMMYSAFDAGNFLVIPGSPSEAWEAINSATQKIHNSEENMGHSPEELLIAIVSSQFLYSGKLIEHAIILEALMPLHQQFLHVNTSYSSLKIGILGANFTGAQRTALEAIARNVGFPSNIVENIVVAGDMNNFINIADIVIYGSFLEEQSFPSVLMQAMSLGKLIIAPDLDMISKYVVNEVNAYLFSKEKVGMLRKILLEVVSNGKLSLSARQVAAVGKRHARNLMASETIQGYVSLLEKVLKFPSEIALPKPVKEIPLRLSEEWQWDLFLNLRNMNNLNRSFISYRMLNKLKEQLDHSSSANTSANFDKALSSVAWEEEKIIEMVNAKKRIEEEELRDRSDQPHGTWDEVYRSAKRADRERNELHERDDRELERTGQPLCIYEPYFGEGAWPFLHQTSLYRGIGLSSKGRRPGADDVDASSRLPLLSNSYYRDALGECGAFFALANRIDRVHKNAWIGFQSWRASARKVSLSKEAEAKLLEAIQTQRHGDALYFWIRLDTDPRNPRQLEFWDFCDAINAGNCRFAVVEILRRMYGVQDDWDSLPQMPNDGDFWSVMHSWVLPTRSFLEFAMFSRMFVDALDAMVYDEHNTSGYCLLSISKDRQCYSRLLELLVNVWAYHSARRIVYVNPESGAMQEQHRLKKRRGQMWIGWFSYTTLKGIDEDLAEEADSDHPDRRWLWPSTGEIVWQGVYERERNMRQQQKERRKQHSRDKIQRIKKRARQKTLAKYIKPPPDEADHLNTTTVR, from the exons ATGGGTTCCCTCGAGGCGGCCGGAGGAACTCCGCCGAAGCGGAGCTCCCTCCTCCGCCCCTACCCTTCCCCCTCCGCCTGCCGCTCCTCCCTCCACCGCCTCTCTCGCTTCCTCCTCTCCGAGAAGGTCGGCTACCTCCAGTGGGTCTTCACCGTCGCCGCCTTCCTCTTCGTCGTCGCTCTCTTCCAGGCCTTCCTCCCGGGATCCACCGTCGAGGCGCCTGGCGGTGGGAGCGGCGCCGGCGGCCGGGAACTGGGCGAGATCGGGGATCTGGACTTTGGCGAGGGGATCCGGTTCGTGCCCGTCAAGCTGCTGGAGAGGTGGGAGAGGGAGGACCGGGAGGCGAATTCGTCGGTCTCGGCTTTCGGCGACAGGCCGCTGCGGCGGTTCGGGCTTCGGAACCCGCTGCTTGCTCTG GTGGTTCCGGATCTGCTCGCGGATGCCATGCAGCTGCAGATGGTTAGCATCGCAGTCGTCCTCAAAGAGATCGGTTATGATATACAG GTTTTCTCATTTGAAGATGGTCCTGTTCATACTGTTTGGCAAGCTATAGGAATCTCTGTTAACATCCTGCTTAAAACACAAGAAACCACCGTCGATTGGTTGAA CTACAATGGCATTCTTATGAATTCTCTGGAGTCTAGACCTCTGATTTCACG TCTTTTGCAGGAGCCATTTAAAAATGTACCTGTCATCTGGACCATCCACGAAATGGTCCTGCACCTTTCTTCAAGTGAATATGCTGCAAATGGTCAGGATCAGCTTTTGAATGACTGGAAGCAAATTTTTAGCAGAGCTACTGTTGTAGTGTTTCCGACATATTTGATGCCG ATGATGTATTCGGCATTTGATGCTGGCAACTTTCTGGTTATTCCTGGTTCTCCTTCTGAAGCATGGGAGGCAATTAACTCAGCTACACAGAAAATCCATAATTCCGAAGAAAATATGGGTCATTCACCAGAGGAACTTCTAATTGCTATTGTCAGCAGTCAGTTCCTGTATAGTGGTAAGTTGATAGAGCATGCCATAATCCTGGAAGCGTTAATGCCACTGCACCAACAGTTTCTGCATGTGAATACTTCTTATTCTTCTCTGAAAATTGGCATTTTGGGTGCAAATTTTACTGGTGCACAGAGGACTGCTTTGGAG GCAATTGCTCGAAATGTTGGCTTTCCAAGCAACATTGTGGAGAATATTGTTGTTGCTGGAGACATGAACAACTTTATTAACATAGCAGATATTGTAATATATGGATCATTTCTTGAGGAACAATCCTTTCCCAGTGTTCTTATGCAAGCTATGAGTCTGGGAAAGCTGATTATTGCTCCAGACCTAGACATGATCAGCAAATAT GTGGTCAATGAGGTAAATGCATACCTTTTCTCTAAAGAGAAAGTTGGCATGCTGAGAAAGATTTTGCTTGAAGTAGTTTCAAATGGAAAATTGTCTCTATCTGCTCGGCAAGTTGCAGCAGTTGGTAAAAGGCATGCCAGAAACCTAATGGCATCTGAAACAATTCAAGGCTATGTTTCATTGTTAGAAAAGGTTCTCAAGTTTCCATCAGAAATTGCacttcctaagcctgtcaaagagATCCCTTTGAGACTAAGTGAGGAATGGCAATGGGATCtttttttgaatttaagaaacatGAACAATCTAAATAGAAGCTTTATAAGTTATAGAATGTTAAACAAACTCAAGGAGCAGTTAGATCACAGCAGTTCTGCTAATACTTCTGCAAATTTTGACAAAGCCTTGTCCTCTGTAGCCTGGGAAGAAGAGAAAATCATTGAGATGGTGAATGCTAAGAaacgaatagaagaagaagag TTAAGGGATAGGAGTGATCAGCCTCATGGAACATGGGACGAGGTATATAGGAGTGCTAAAAGAGCTGACAGAGAAAGAAATGAGTTGCATGAGAGAGATGACAGGGAGCTTGAGCGGACAGGTCAGCCCTTGTGCATATACGAACCTTATTTTGGTGAAGGGGCTTGGCCTTTTCTGCACCAAACCTCACTCTATCGTGGAATTGGCTTA TCATCCAAAGGACGAAGGCCTGGAGCTGATGATGTAGATGCTTCTTCTCGTCTTCCACTTCTCAGTAATTCATATTACCGAGATGCACTTGGTGAATGTGGAGCATTTTTTGCTTTGGCTAACCGGATTGATCGTGTACATAAGAATGCTTGGATTGGTTTTCAATCGTGGAGAGCTTCAGCTAGAAAG GTCAGTTTATCTAAAGAAGCTGAGGCCAAACTCTTGGAGGCCATTCAGacacaaaggcatggagatgctctTTACTTCTGGATTCGGCTGGACACAGATCCAAGAAACCCTCGGCAACTAGAATTTTGGGATTTTTGTGATGCCATAAATGCTGGAAACTGCAG GTTTGCTGTTGTTGAGATCCTCCGAAGAATGTATGGTGTACAAGATGATTGGGATTCATTACCTCAGATGCCAAATGATGGGGATTTCTGGTCTGTGATGCACAGCTGGGTTTTGCCCACGAGGTCTTTCCTTGAGTTTGCCATGTTCTCAAG AATGTTTGTAGATGCCTTGGATGCAATGGTGTATGATGAACACAACACAAGCGGGTATTGTCTTTTGAGCATATCAAAG GACAGACAATGCTATTCCCGTCTGCTGGAGCTTCTTGTCAATGTGTGGGCATACCATAGTGCACGACGGATAGTCTATGTCAACCCAGAGTCCGGGGCTATGCAGGAGCAGCACAGGCTGAAGAAAAGGAGAGGTCAGATGTGGATCGGCTGGTTCTCTTACACCACACTGAAAGGTATAGATGAGGATCTGGCAGAGGAAGCTGATTCAGACCACCCTGATCGGAGATGGCTCTGGCCCTCCACTGGTGAGATCGTTTGGCAGGGCGTATATGAGCGGGAGCGCAACATGCGGCAACagcagaaagaaagaagaaaacaacATAGCAGAGACAAGATCCAGAGAATAAAGAAGCGGGCACGTCAAAAGACGCTTGCCAAGTACATAAAACCACCACCTGACGAAGCTGACCATTTGAACACTACAACAGTCCGGTGA
- the LOC135610056 gene encoding S-type anion channel SLAH2-like, with amino-acid sequence MENRDHHRVQVSAKRVAPEELPPFSDQVASTAATGFGAVECGDGMASQPQAASVLVPRGVVTFGEESESGNVHGSAISLGKSAVLATPEDQLRHRSYSLLFSLPVSPSGLHIEQVRKVMLGDKGEQGDDVKLSQPDSASINSQQTKQSKFQSQSLQIVVSDVKTSTDSLESNQRAIRSDNQRDKTYDSFKTWSGRLERQLSNLRGRPQEPDLEANDSRTNEAAIPAIDRYFDALEGPELDTLRASEVSVLPEDKMWPFLLRFPISSFGMCLGISSQAILWKTLATSPSMSFLHVSPTVNLVLWSISLALMGTVSFIYSCKLIFYFEAVRREYYHPVRVNFFFAPWIACLFLALGVPPSVAVYLRAGLWYVLMAPILFLELKIYGQWMSGGQRRLSKVANPSNHLSIVGNFVGALLGASMGLKEGPIFFFAVGLAHYIVLFVTLYQRLPTNETLPKELHPVFFLFVAAPSVACMAWARIRGDFEHGSKIGYFIALFLYVSLAVRINFFRGFRFSLAWWAYTFPMTGASIATIKYSMKVTNVLTQSLSVGLSAISTFTVTALLVTTIIHAFVLRDLFPNDISIAITQKKPKFNKILAHLRSLSSEIKDAEASLSKGAC; translated from the exons ATGGAGAACAGAGATCACCACCGGGTCCAGGTTTCGGCAAAGCGTGTGGCTCCCGAGGAGCTTCCACCTTTTTCGGACCAGGTTGCATCCACAGCAGCGACTGGATTTGGTGCTGTGGAGTGTGGCGATGGCATGGCTTCTCAACCTCAGGCGGCTTCCGTCCTCGTCCCTCGAGGAGTTGTAACATTCGGCGAA GAGTCCGAATCTGGTAACGTTCATGGCTCCGCAATTTCTCTTGGCAAGTCTGCAGTGCTTGCAACACCGGAAGATCAATTAAGACATCGGTCGTACTCTCTTTTATTTAGCCTGCCAGTCTCTCCTTCGGGGCTTCACATCGAACAGGTCAGAAAGGTCATGCTCGGTGACAAAGGTGAACAGGGCGATGATGTGAAGCTGAGCCAACCTGACTCTGCTTCCATCAACTCGCAACAAACAAAGCAGTCCAAGTTCCAATCTCAGAGTCTACAAATTGTAGTTTCAGACGTAAAGACGAGCACAGATTCACTTGAGAGTAATCAGAGGGCGATCAGGAGCGACAACCAGAGGGATAAAACCTATGATTCCTTCAAGACATGGTCTGGAAGGCTCGAAAGGCAATTGTCTAACCTGCGAGGAAGGCCACAAGAACCAGATCTGGAGGCAAATGATTCACGTACTAATGAAGCAGCCATTCCTGCGATCGACCGCTACTTTGATGCCTTGGAAGGACCCGAACTAGACACTCTAAgg GCATCAGAGGTTTCGGTTCTTCCCGAAGACAAGATGTGGCCTTTCCTCCTTCGTTTCCCCATATCTTCTTTCGGTATGTGCCTTGGCATCAGTAGCCAAGCCATCTTATGGAAGACGTTGGCCACATCTCCGTCCATGAGCTTCCTGCATGTAAGCCCGACTGTGAACCTCGTTCTCTGGAGCATCTCGCTTGCATTGATGGGAACTGTATCCTTCATTTACTCGTGCAAACTCATCTTCTACTTTGAAGCGGTGCGACGCGAGTACTACCACCCCGTCCGCGTCAACTTCTTCTTCGCTCCATGGATCGCCTGCCTCTTCTTAGCACTCGGTGTGCCGCCATCGGTTGCGGTATACCTACGCGCAGGCCTCTGGTATGTGCTCATGGCCCCCATCTTGTTCCTCGAGCTCAAGATCTATGGCCAGTGGATGTCCGGAGGACAGCGCAGGCTCTCGAAGGTGGCAAATCCTTCCAACCACCTATCCATCGTCGGCAACTTCGTCGGCGCGCTGTTGGGCGCATCGATGGGGCTCAAAGAGGGTCCAATCTTCTTCTTTGCGGTCGGCTTAGCGCACTACATCGTGCTCTTCGTCACTCTCTATCAGAGACTGCCCACCAACGAAACGCTTCCCAAGGAGCTTCATCCCGTGTTCTTCTTGTTTGTGGCTGCTCCGAGTGTGGCTTGCATGGCATGGGCGAGAATTCGCGGCGACTTCGAACACGGGTCAAAGATCGGATACTTCATTGCTCTGTTCCTCTATGTTTCTCTC GCTGTGCGGATTAATTTCTTCCGAGGCTTCAG GTTCTCGCTTGCTTGGTGGGCGTACACTTTCCCGATGACCGGTGCTTCTATTGCCACCATCAAGTACTCCATGAAAGTCACCAATGTGCTAACACAGTCGCTCTCAGTTGGACTCTCCGCCATCTCCACCTTCACTGTGACAGCTCTACTCGTCACGACCATCATTCATGCCTTCGTCCTCCGTGACCTCTTCCCTAATGACATCTCCATTGCCATCACACAGAAGAAACCAAAATTCAACAAGATTCTTGCACATCTGAGATCACTTAGCTCGGAGATAAAGGACGCGGAAGCTTCTTTGTCCAAAGGTGCTTGCTGA